The Elusimicrobiota bacterium genome has a segment encoding these proteins:
- a CDS encoding TIGR01777 family protein, producing MRVVVAGGTGFIGTVLCRKLQSLGHEPIALSRSARPSCPWPVLSWNPADPSACQAALDGAQAVINLCGESIAEGRWTAQRKRVLAESRLVPTRTLVQALAQARTRPAVLINASAVGYYGDCGDQELSEDSPPGGGFLAELCRLWEEEALQAKILGVRAVTLRLGVVLGPGGGALAKMLPIFKLGLGGPLGSGRQWMSWISLDDAAGLAAHLLDTEVSGPVNAVSPEPVENKDFARALGRALGRPAVLPAPAFALRLGLGEMSSVLLSSQKVLPVQAVKARYSFKHPNLDSVLRLFLTPRA from the coding sequence ATGAGAGTCGTGGTCGCGGGAGGGACGGGCTTTATCGGAACGGTCTTGTGCCGCAAGCTTCAAAGCCTCGGGCATGAGCCCATAGCGCTTTCGCGCAGCGCCCGGCCCTCATGCCCCTGGCCCGTGCTGTCCTGGAACCCAGCCGACCCCTCCGCGTGCCAAGCAGCGCTCGATGGCGCCCAAGCCGTGATCAACCTCTGCGGCGAGTCCATCGCCGAGGGCCGCTGGACGGCTCAAAGAAAGCGGGTTTTGGCCGAAAGCCGGCTCGTCCCGACCCGGACCCTGGTGCAAGCCTTGGCTCAAGCCCGCACCAGGCCCGCCGTGCTCATCAACGCCTCGGCCGTGGGCTATTACGGCGATTGCGGCGACCAGGAGTTGAGCGAGGACTCCCCGCCCGGCGGCGGCTTTTTGGCCGAGCTTTGCCGGCTCTGGGAAGAGGAAGCTCTCCAGGCCAAAATCCTCGGGGTCAGAGCGGTCACTCTGCGGCTCGGGGTGGTCCTCGGCCCCGGAGGGGGGGCCTTGGCCAAAATGCTCCCCATTTTCAAGCTGGGCCTCGGAGGCCCCCTAGGTTCGGGCCGGCAATGGATGTCATGGATTTCCCTGGACGACGCGGCGGGCCTAGCCGCGCATCTCCTGGACACGGAAGTCTCCGGCCCCGTCAATGCCGTCTCGCCCGAGCCGGTGGAAAACAAGGATTTCGCGCGGGCCTTGGGCCGCGCCTTGGGCCGCCCGGCCGTCCTGCCAGCGCCGGCCTTCGCCCTGCGCCTGGGCCTCGGGGAAATGTCCAGCGTCCTTCTCTCCAGCCAAAAAGTCCTCCCGGTCCAGGCCGTGAAGGCCCGCTACTCCTTCAAGCATCCCAATCTGGACTCCGTCCTGCGGCTGTTTTTGACCCCAAGAGCCTAA
- a CDS encoding enoyl-CoA hydratase/isomerase family protein, whose amino-acid sequence MLIKEQKEQVRVLRLANPPSNNLTLSLLETLREELSQAREDSSVRCLVLASAYPRYFSTGLDPQEIKALPEGRRFEPFLSLLEAYRQILEFPKPTLAVLSGSAVLGGWILAMACDFRLMGREHGKISLSEIRFGLSPTACLIQRMREISSSPFLVKEMVLKGKALRAEQALEGNFVDALAPGETLDAQALSEARRLASAPLPAYLSVKKALQGPSAPGFAALWQDSLRDFERIVETAEAREGIAAMVEKRRPRWQA is encoded by the coding sequence ATGCTGATCAAGGAGCAGAAAGAGCAGGTCCGAGTATTGCGCCTGGCCAATCCCCCCTCCAACAATCTGACCCTCTCCCTGCTGGAAACCCTGAGGGAAGAACTCTCGCAAGCCCGGGAGGACTCCTCCGTGCGCTGTCTGGTCCTGGCCTCTGCCTACCCGCGCTATTTCTCCACGGGGCTCGATCCCCAGGAGATCAAGGCCCTGCCCGAAGGGCGCCGCTTCGAGCCCTTCCTGAGCCTTCTGGAGGCTTACCGCCAAATCTTGGAATTTCCGAAGCCGACCTTGGCCGTTCTGTCGGGCAGCGCCGTCCTGGGCGGCTGGATATTGGCCATGGCCTGCGATTTTCGCTTGATGGGCCGGGAGCATGGCAAGATATCCCTCTCCGAGATTCGTTTCGGGCTTTCTCCCACCGCTTGTCTCATCCAGCGCATGCGCGAGATATCCTCGAGCCCGTTCCTGGTCAAGGAGATGGTGCTTAAGGGCAAGGCCTTGAGGGCGGAGCAGGCCCTCGAGGGGAATTTCGTGGACGCGCTGGCTCCGGGCGAGACGCTTGACGCGCAGGCCCTTTCCGAGGCCAGGCGCCTGGCCTCGGCCCCGCTGCCGGCCTACCTTTCCGTCAAGAAGGCCCTGCAGGGCCCGTCGGCGCCCGGATTTGCCGCCCTCTGGCAGGACAGCTTGCGAGATTTTGAGCGCATCGTCGAAACCGCCGAGGCCAGGGAAGGGATCGCGGCCATGGTGGAGAAGCGCCGGCCGCGCTGGCAGGCCTGA
- a CDS encoding SDR family oxidoreductase, which produces MFVKDLLKGRAAVVTGAGTGIGKVIAEELAAHGCKVALVGRQASRLEAAAQELGAKGLSAMACPADVSEPGQVKDLFARVESQWGGVDILVNGAAANFIRPSEALTSVRWRKVIDIVLNGTFNCSMEAGKRMLKQGSGSIINLVASYAWLGAPGLAPSASAKAGVVALTRSLGVEWAARGVRVNAVCPGYIDTPQSRERLWPQEWVRKKLLDKIPAHRFGREKDVSDLVLFLVSPMAGYIQGEVIVVDGGESLGRGAMAFAEDLKSLRRPGAAE; this is translated from the coding sequence ATGTTCGTCAAGGACTTGCTCAAAGGCCGGGCCGCGGTGGTCACCGGCGCCGGTACCGGCATAGGCAAGGTGATAGCCGAGGAGCTTGCGGCCCACGGCTGCAAGGTGGCCTTGGTCGGGCGCCAAGCCTCGAGGCTAGAAGCCGCGGCTCAGGAGCTTGGCGCCAAGGGCCTCTCGGCCATGGCCTGTCCGGCGGACGTGAGCGAGCCAGGCCAGGTCAAGGACCTCTTTGCGCGCGTTGAATCTCAATGGGGCGGGGTGGACATCCTCGTCAATGGCGCCGCCGCCAACTTCATCCGTCCGAGCGAGGCGCTCACCAGCGTGCGCTGGCGCAAGGTAATCGACATCGTCCTCAATGGGACCTTCAATTGCAGCATGGAGGCCGGCAAGAGGATGCTCAAGCAAGGCTCGGGGAGCATCATAAATCTTGTGGCCTCCTACGCCTGGCTCGGCGCCCCAGGTTTGGCCCCCTCGGCCAGCGCCAAGGCCGGGGTGGTGGCTCTCACCCGCAGCCTGGGGGTGGAGTGGGCGGCCAGGGGCGTGCGGGTAAACGCCGTTTGCCCAGGCTACATCGACACCCCGCAGTCGCGCGAGCGCCTCTGGCCTCAGGAATGGGTTCGCAAGAAGCTTTTGGACAAGATTCCGGCGCACCGCTTCGGCCGTGAGAAGGACGTCTCCGACCTCGTGCTTTTTCTGGTCTCCCCCATGGCCGGCTACATACAGGGAGAGGTGATCGTGGTGGACGGCGGGGAGTCCTTGGGGCGCGGAGCCATGGCTTTCGCGGAGGACTTGAAAAGCCTGCGCCGACCAGGGGCCGCAGAGTGA
- a CDS encoding DUF502 domain-containing protein, whose product MSKEASLTKRFKRTLLSGIFVVGPFSLTFMILAWFVSTVDKFLAPVAGLFGRNLPGIGLVVALLIVLGLGALANNIMGQHLLEYFEELLLKIPGFNWVYSTIKQMTEVFSPANKNAFRRVVLVEYPRPAVYSLGFVTRDLEIERGGESRNFVCVYVPTNHMYIGDIVLVPESQVFSTPLTLQEGIQCAVSAGASLPTLFKFQ is encoded by the coding sequence GTGAGCAAGGAGGCTTCCCTCACCAAGCGCTTTAAACGCACGTTGCTCAGCGGCATATTCGTGGTGGGGCCGTTCAGCCTGACCTTCATGATTCTGGCTTGGTTTGTTTCCACGGTGGACAAGTTCCTGGCCCCCGTAGCGGGGCTGTTCGGCAGGAACCTGCCTGGGATTGGCCTCGTGGTCGCCCTCCTCATAGTGCTGGGGCTGGGGGCTCTGGCCAATAACATCATGGGCCAGCACCTCCTGGAGTATTTCGAGGAGCTTCTCCTCAAGATCCCCGGGTTCAATTGGGTCTACAGCACCATCAAGCAGATGACAGAGGTGTTTTCCCCAGCGAACAAAAACGCGTTCAGGCGTGTGGTCCTGGTTGAATACCCGCGGCCAGCTGTTTATTCGTTGGGGTTCGTGACGCGCGATCTGGAAATCGAGCGTGGCGGGGAATCGCGTAATTTCGTCTGCGTCTATGTCCCCACCAATCACATGTACATCGGCGACATCGTCTTGGTCCCAGAAAGCCAGGTGTTCTCCACCCCGCTCACCCTCCAGGAAGGCATCCAGTGCGCGGTTTCCGCGGGGGCCTCGCTTCCTACCCTGTTTAAGTTCCAGTGA
- a CDS encoding YtxH domain-containing protein codes for MSREEIKTHMAYFVLGTIAGAAAGVLFAPKAGKETRQELGEWIKNKREKSSEFMSKLKEELPTKRDQVAAALRAGKKAYYEASGDRRQPENESLTA; via the coding sequence ATGTCGAGAGAGGAGATTAAGACCCACATGGCCTATTTTGTTTTAGGAACCATTGCTGGCGCGGCGGCGGGGGTTCTTTTCGCTCCCAAGGCCGGGAAGGAGACCCGACAAGAGCTGGGAGAATGGATCAAGAACAAGAGGGAGAAAAGCTCGGAGTTTATGAGCAAGCTTAAAGAGGAGCTGCCGACCAAAAGGGATCAGGTGGCCGCCGCCCTGCGCGCGGGCAAGAAAGCTTATTACGAGGCCAGCGGGGACAGGAGACAGCCCGAGAATGAATCCTTAACCGCTTGA